Proteins from one Paraburkholderia acidisoli genomic window:
- a CDS encoding ShlB/FhaC/HecB family hemolysin secretion/activation protein, which yields MNRGYRLVYSRSRNMLMAVGETATASGQSGEARGARRSGVRRSLRCLVPAALLALAPMLAFAQIVAGGAHAPSVIQTPNGLDQVNINRPSGAGVSVNTYNRFDVPQRGAILNNSPTMVQSQLGGMINGNPNFAPGQAARVIVNQVNSSSASQFNGALEVAGQRANVILANPSGISVNGGTFINTSRATLTTGTPNYAADGSLAGFNVTGGNIAISGAGLNASGVDQVDLLARAVQANAAVYAKTNLNVVTGANSVDYDTLNATPIAGDGPAPGVSIDVSNLGGMYANRIVLVGTEAGVGISLKGITAAQSGDLVLTSAGRLVLAGQANASGNIVANAQDIDNSGTTYAQQNANLSASGALANSGMIAAQQNTTASAGSVNSTGTLAAGVNGDGSLAQTGDLNVNASGNVVATGRNVAGGNASVSGAAVNLAGATNSANGALILAANNGDLNLSGATTTAGGALGARAAGTLTNDNGAMSSGGAQTITAGALSNRGGQIVSGNTLTANITGATDNQGGTMQAAGALGLSGGSLDNSGGHVASLNADGVSITTTGLLNNGAGGSIGGNGALMLQGAQIANAGSITAVQSLIARAVQTLFNGGTFATNADMTLSAGSTLTNAGQFGAAHSLVLSAATFDNSGGAASANQFTLHAANLVNHGGTITQTGAGAMTLDVTGTLDNSAGGTLQTNSTDLTIAPASLDNDGGTITHAGTGRLSINAGNGAGSVSNFGGRIATNGQASIQGGTLNNAAGSIIGQNGLTATVGGALNNANGKLLSNTDSTLTSGALNNNGGQIGAGTNASIRTGSLTNSGGSIVAPDLTLTTTTTLDNSGGDIEANQLALNAIDLVNHGGNITQYGALATGFDVSGTFDNSNGGTFQTNSTDLTLAPGALINDGGSIIDAGTGTLTIAPGNGAGYFSNVGGRIISAGQIAAQAVSLNNANGVLAAQGRIAANIAGELNNTQGSVRSLSSLALASGGTLTNTNGQIQSGTGSAGDTSTLDVQAAALDNTNGLVSNLGTGDMTVQGGSQTVNSGGVITGNGNVAVDTSVLLNTQSGQISGASVTVQGDTVNNSGGNPLGLNDVFTVGANQDLSFGNKALGSHGFNGSYSVPFGYWTATLSGNTSTYYQNIAGVNDTFVSSGNSQTAALRIARVLSRGQNDVLGGYIQLSKRFGDSFIDDTTIPTQARNNTFLELGATDRHYFGTAQFDGTLAYRQGIGGLGATPDPYIDGPTYRFHMAVLDANLSVPFAIASQSFRYVTTFHGQFTNDTLFYIDDLTIGSRYTVRGFDGETMLAAEKGFYWRNELQWPVFQTGQTLYAGIDYGRVFGPNTAALAGTQLAGAVVGIRGGVPAKYVGVSYDLFAGTPIYKPEGFPTARWTVGFQITAAF from the coding sequence ATGAATCGGGGTTACCGGCTGGTCTATAGCCGTTCGCGCAACATGCTCATGGCTGTCGGGGAAACGGCGACGGCATCGGGCCAATCCGGGGAGGCACGCGGGGCGCGACGGTCGGGCGTCAGGCGCTCATTGCGGTGTCTTGTCCCTGCTGCATTGCTGGCGCTCGCGCCGATGCTCGCGTTTGCGCAGATCGTGGCAGGCGGCGCACACGCGCCTTCGGTCATCCAGACGCCGAACGGCCTCGATCAGGTGAACATCAACCGTCCGTCCGGCGCGGGCGTATCGGTCAACACCTATAACCGGTTCGACGTGCCGCAGCGCGGCGCGATCCTGAACAACTCGCCGACGATGGTGCAGTCGCAGCTCGGCGGCATGATCAACGGTAACCCGAACTTCGCGCCGGGACAGGCCGCGCGGGTCATCGTCAATCAGGTCAACAGTTCGAGCGCGTCGCAGTTCAACGGCGCGCTCGAAGTCGCGGGCCAGCGCGCGAACGTGATCCTGGCGAATCCTTCGGGCATTTCCGTCAACGGCGGCACGTTCATCAACACGAGCCGCGCAACGCTCACGACCGGCACGCCGAACTATGCGGCAGACGGCTCGCTCGCGGGCTTCAATGTCACGGGCGGCAATATCGCGATCAGCGGTGCGGGTTTGAACGCGTCGGGCGTGGATCAGGTCGATCTGCTCGCGCGCGCCGTGCAGGCCAATGCCGCGGTCTACGCGAAGACGAACCTGAACGTCGTGACTGGCGCGAACAGCGTCGACTACGACACGCTCAATGCCACGCCGATAGCGGGCGACGGCCCCGCGCCGGGTGTCTCGATCGACGTCAGCAATCTCGGCGGCATGTACGCGAACCGCATTGTGCTTGTTGGCACGGAAGCCGGCGTCGGCATTTCGCTTAAGGGCATCACAGCCGCACAATCCGGCGACCTCGTGTTGACCTCGGCGGGCAGGCTGGTACTGGCGGGTCAGGCGAACGCAAGCGGCAACATCGTTGCGAACGCGCAGGATATCGACAACAGCGGCACGACCTACGCGCAGCAGAACGCCAACCTTTCCGCGTCTGGCGCGCTGGCCAACAGCGGCATGATTGCCGCGCAGCAGAACACAACCGCAAGCGCCGGTTCGGTGAATTCGACTGGCACGCTCGCGGCGGGCGTGAACGGCGACGGCTCGCTTGCGCAGACGGGCGACCTGAACGTGAACGCATCCGGCAATGTGGTTGCGACCGGCCGCAATGTCGCGGGCGGCAACGCGAGCGTGAGCGGCGCGGCGGTCAATCTCGCGGGCGCGACGAATTCCGCGAACGGCGCGCTCATACTCGCGGCGAACAACGGCGACCTGAACCTGTCGGGCGCGACCACGACGGCGGGTGGCGCGCTCGGCGCACGGGCGGCGGGCACGCTCACGAACGACAACGGCGCGATGTCGTCGGGCGGTGCGCAGACCATCACCGCGGGTGCGCTCTCCAATCGTGGCGGGCAGATCGTTTCGGGTAACACGCTGACCGCGAACATTACCGGCGCGACGGACAACCAGGGCGGCACGATGCAGGCGGCGGGCGCGCTCGGCTTGTCCGGTGGATCGCTCGACAACTCGGGCGGTCACGTTGCGTCGCTGAACGCGGATGGCGTTTCCATCACGACGACCGGCCTGCTGAACAACGGCGCGGGCGGGTCCATTGGCGGTAATGGCGCGCTTATGCTGCAAGGTGCGCAGATCGCGAACGCGGGCTCGATTACGGCGGTGCAGTCGCTGATTGCGCGCGCCGTGCAGACGCTCTTCAACGGCGGCACGTTCGCGACCAACGCGGACATGACGCTTTCGGCCGGGTCGACGCTTACGAACGCGGGCCAGTTTGGTGCGGCGCATTCGCTCGTGCTTTCTGCGGCGACGTTCGATAACAGCGGCGGCGCGGCGAGCGCGAACCAGTTCACGCTGCACGCCGCAAATCTCGTGAACCACGGCGGCACGATCACGCAGACCGGAGCCGGCGCGATGACGCTCGACGTGACCGGCACGCTCGACAACTCCGCGGGCGGCACGCTGCAAACGAACAGCACGGACCTGACGATTGCCCCCGCCTCGCTCGACAACGACGGCGGCACGATCACGCACGCCGGGACCGGCAGGCTGTCGATCAATGCGGGCAACGGCGCGGGTTCGGTATCGAACTTCGGCGGCAGGATCGCCACGAACGGCCAGGCTTCGATCCAGGGCGGCACGCTGAATAACGCGGCGGGTTCGATCATCGGGCAGAACGGCCTGACGGCGACGGTCGGCGGCGCGCTGAACAATGCGAACGGCAAACTGCTGTCGAACACGGACAGCACCCTCACCAGCGGCGCGCTCAACAACAACGGCGGCCAGATCGGTGCAGGTACGAACGCGAGCATCCGCACAGGTTCGCTGACCAACAGCGGTGGCTCAATCGTCGCGCCGGACCTCACGCTGACGACCACGACGACGCTCGACAACAGCGGCGGCGATATCGAAGCAAACCAGCTTGCGCTGAACGCCATCGACCTGGTGAATCACGGCGGAAACATCACGCAATATGGCGCGTTGGCGACGGGCTTCGATGTGAGCGGCACGTTCGACAACTCGAACGGCGGCACATTCCAGACCAACAGCACCGACCTGACGCTCGCACCCGGCGCGCTCATCAACGACGGCGGTTCCATCATCGACGCTGGAACGGGCACGCTCACCATTGCACCGGGCAATGGCGCGGGCTACTTCTCGAACGTCGGCGGCCGGATCATTTCGGCGGGCCAGATCGCGGCCCAGGCTGTGAGCCTGAACAACGCGAACGGCGTGCTCGCCGCGCAAGGCCGGATCGCGGCGAACATCGCGGGCGAGCTGAACAACACGCAGGGCTCGGTTCGCTCGCTCTCGTCGCTGGCTCTCGCGAGCGGCGGCACGCTGACGAACACGAACGGACAGATCCAGTCGGGCACGGGCTCGGCTGGCGACACCAGCACGCTCGACGTTCAGGCTGCAGCGCTCGACAACACGAACGGCCTCGTCAGCAATCTCGGCACGGGCGACATGACCGTGCAGGGCGGCAGCCAGACCGTGAACAGCGGCGGCGTTATCACAGGCAACGGCAACGTTGCCGTCGACACGTCTGTGCTCCTCAATACGCAGAGCGGCCAGATCAGCGGCGCAAGTGTCACGGTGCAAGGCGATACCGTCAACAACAGCGGCGGCAACCCGCTTGGCCTGAACGACGTATTCACGGTCGGCGCAAATCAGGATTTATCGTTCGGCAACAAGGCGCTCGGCTCGCACGGGTTCAATGGTTCGTACTCCGTTCCATTCGGCTACTGGACGGCGACCCTCTCGGGCAACACGAGCACGTACTACCAGAACATCGCGGGCGTGAACGACACGTTCGTATCGAGCGGCAACTCACAGACGGCCGCGCTGCGCATCGCGCGCGTGCTCTCGCGCGGCCAGAACGACGTGCTCGGCGGCTACATTCAGCTATCGAAGCGTTTCGGCGACAGTTTCATCGACGACACGACAATACCGACCCAGGCGCGCAACAACACGTTTCTGGAACTCGGCGCGACCGACCGGCATTACTTCGGCACGGCGCAGTTCGACGGCACACTCGCCTACCGTCAGGGTATCGGCGGACTCGGCGCGACGCCGGACCCGTATATCGACGGCCCGACGTACCGCTTCCATATGGCCGTGCTCGACGCGAACCTGTCGGTGCCGTTCGCCATCGCGAGCCAGTCATTCCGGTACGTCACGACGTTCCACGGCCAGTTCACCAACGACACGCTTTTCTATATCGACGACCTGACCATCGGCAGTCGCTACACCGTGCGCGGCTTCGACGGCGAAACGATGCTCGCAGCAGAGAAAGGGTTTTACTGGCGCAACGAACTGCAATGGCCGGTGTTCCAGACCGGACAGACGTTGTATGCGGGGATCGACTACGGGCGCGTGTTCGGGCCGAACACGGCAGCACTGGCGGGGACGCAACTGGCAGGCGCGGTAGTTGGCATTCGCGGCGGCGTGCCGGCGAAATATGTCGGCGTCTCGTATGACCTGTTTGCCGGGACGCCGATCTACAAGCCTGAAGGATTCCCGACCGCGCGATGGACAGTCGGGTTCCAGATTACGGCAGCGTTTTAG
- a CDS encoding DUF938 domain-containing protein: MTEPLAQRLNAPAAGRNATPILDVLREALPARGTVLEIASGTGQHAVHFAAALPGIDWQPSDTDARARASIAAWREHAALPNLREPLDLDVRATPWPIGEIQAIVCINMIHIAPWEAAIALMQGAGTHVAEGGALVLYGPYRRDGAHTAPSNAAFDADLRARDPSWGVRDMEAVEALAAAQGFACEARVAMPANNFMLVFRKRASG, translated from the coding sequence ATGACCGAACCTCTTGCCCAACGTCTGAACGCGCCCGCCGCCGGGCGCAACGCCACGCCCATTCTCGACGTGTTGCGCGAGGCCTTGCCCGCGCGCGGCACCGTGCTCGAAATCGCCAGCGGCACGGGCCAGCATGCCGTACACTTCGCGGCCGCGTTGCCGGGCATCGACTGGCAACCCAGCGACACCGACGCGCGCGCCCGCGCCTCGATCGCCGCGTGGCGCGAGCATGCCGCATTGCCGAATCTGCGCGAACCGCTCGATCTCGACGTCCGCGCCACGCCCTGGCCGATCGGCGAAATTCAGGCGATCGTCTGCATCAACATGATTCACATCGCACCGTGGGAAGCGGCCATTGCGCTGATGCAGGGCGCGGGCACGCATGTCGCGGAAGGCGGCGCGCTCGTGCTCTACGGCCCGTACCGGCGCGATGGCGCGCACACGGCGCCGAGCAACGCGGCCTTCGACGCCGATCTGCGCGCGCGCGACCCGTCGTGGGGCGTGCGCGACATGGAAGCGGTGGAGGCGCTGGCCGCGGCGCAAGGCTTCGCGTGCGAGGCGCGCGTGGCGATGCCGGCGAACAATTTCATGCTGGTGTTTCGAAAGCGCGCGAGCGGCTGA
- a CDS encoding SDR family oxidoreductase, which translates to MSETIQRKVALVTGAGSGIGRACARRLLANGFTVVLAGRRAAPLEALVQEAHERSEEALAVPCDVTDAAAVDALFDTIRTRYGRLDLLFNNAGRNAPAVDIDELSVDDWRAVVDTNLSGVFLCTRAAFGLMKQQTPRGGRIVNNGSISAHAPRPFSIAYTATKHAITGLTKSVSLDGRRYDIACGQIDIGNAATEMAERMARGVPQANGEIAAEPLMDVEVVADSLLHMAQLPLSANVQFMTVMATKMPFVGRG; encoded by the coding sequence ATGAGTGAAACGATTCAACGCAAGGTGGCGCTCGTTACGGGCGCGGGCAGCGGCATCGGCCGCGCGTGCGCACGCCGCCTGCTGGCGAACGGCTTTACGGTGGTGCTCGCGGGGCGCCGCGCGGCGCCGCTCGAAGCGCTCGTGCAGGAAGCGCACGAGCGTAGCGAAGAAGCGCTGGCCGTGCCGTGCGACGTGACCGACGCGGCCGCCGTCGATGCGCTGTTCGATACCATTCGCACGCGTTACGGCCGGCTCGATCTGCTGTTCAACAACGCGGGCCGCAACGCGCCGGCCGTGGATATCGACGAGCTTTCCGTCGACGACTGGCGTGCCGTGGTCGACACCAATCTCAGCGGCGTGTTTCTGTGCACGCGCGCTGCATTTGGGCTGATGAAGCAGCAGACGCCGCGCGGTGGCCGCATCGTCAACAACGGCTCGATTTCGGCGCACGCGCCGCGGCCGTTCAGCATCGCGTACACGGCGACCAAGCACGCGATCACCGGCCTCACGAAGTCGGTGTCGCTCGACGGGCGGCGTTACGACATCGCGTGCGGCCAGATCGACATCGGCAATGCGGCGACGGAAATGGCCGAGCGCATGGCGCGCGGCGTGCCGCAGGCCAACGGCGAGATTGCCGCGGAACCGTTGATGGACGTGGAGGTGGTCGCCGATTCGCTGCTGCACATGGCGCAACTGCCGCTTTCCGCGAACGTGCAGTTCATGACGGTGATGGCGACGAAGATGCCGTTCGTGGGGCGGGGATAA
- a CDS encoding oxidoreductase-like domain-containing protein, producing MSLSTLTPTDPRPEPPERPGEDDCCRSGCDPCIFDLYQEEMDRYRAALAAWEAREAERQRAQ from the coding sequence ATGTCTTTGTCCACGCTGACCCCAACCGACCCTCGCCCCGAACCGCCCGAACGTCCGGGTGAAGACGACTGCTGTCGCAGCGGCTGCGATCCGTGCATTTTCGATCTCTATCAGGAAGAAATGGATCGGTATCGCGCCGCGCTGGCCGCGTGGGAAGCGCGCGAGGCAGAGCGGCAGCGGGCGCAGTGA
- a CDS encoding pyridoxamine 5'-phosphate oxidase family protein — protein sequence MLTTLTDLEAHYGTPHERALRKEIDYVNADYRRFIESSPFVVLATGGPEGLDCSPRGDAPGFVRIVDERTLALPDRPGNNRVDSLRNVVAAPQVGLLFMVPGVGEMLRVNGRARVSTEADLLASFAVDGKPPRSVLVIDVESVYFHCSKAIVRSKLWDAAAQVERKSLPSAGEMLRRVNAEHYGEAFDAESYEANLPERIKATLY from the coding sequence ATGCTGACCACGCTGACCGACCTCGAAGCGCATTACGGCACGCCGCACGAGCGCGCGCTGCGCAAGGAAATCGACTACGTGAACGCCGACTACCGGCGCTTCATCGAAAGCTCGCCGTTCGTGGTGCTCGCGACCGGCGGCCCGGAAGGTCTCGACTGCTCGCCGCGCGGCGACGCGCCGGGCTTCGTGCGTATCGTCGACGAGCGCACGCTCGCGCTGCCCGACCGGCCCGGCAACAATCGCGTGGACAGCTTGCGCAACGTGGTGGCCGCGCCGCAGGTGGGCTTGCTGTTCATGGTGCCCGGCGTGGGCGAAATGCTGCGCGTGAACGGCCGCGCGCGCGTGAGCACGGAAGCCGATCTGCTCGCGAGTTTCGCCGTCGATGGCAAACCGCCGCGCTCGGTGCTTGTGATCGACGTGGAAAGCGTGTACTTCCATTGCTCGAAGGCGATCGTGCGCTCGAAGCTCTGGGACGCCGCTGCGCAGGTCGAACGCAAGTCGCTGCCGAGCGCGGGCGAGATGCTGCGGCGCGTGAACGCCGAGCACTACGGCGAGGCCTTCGACGCCGAAAGCTACGAGGCCAACCTGCCCGAGCGCATCAAGGCCACGCTGTACTGA
- a CDS encoding NAD-dependent protein deacetylase, translating into MTHSIFVPPSADLAAIPLGAATTIDALQDFVERHPRLFVLTGAGISTDSGIPGYRDENGAWKRSPPITLQEFLGSEASRRRYWARSLIGWPTVGLAQPNAAHRALARLGAAGYARTLVTQNVDGLHQRAGSRDVIELHGSISHVHCLDCGAQFSRESIQPELVARNPALADAIAEPAADGDAHLDFDGANAFHIPACAACGGMLKPSVVFFGENVPKARVEAASNALDEADAVLVVGSSLMVYSGYRFCAWAQQRGKPVAAINMGKTRADPLLALKVEAPCATVLDALDARLAA; encoded by the coding sequence ATGACCCATTCCATTTTCGTTCCGCCATCCGCCGATCTCGCCGCCATCCCGCTGGGCGCGGCGACCACGATCGACGCGCTGCAAGACTTCGTTGAGCGCCATCCGCGTCTGTTCGTGCTCACGGGCGCGGGCATCAGCACGGACTCGGGCATTCCCGGCTATCGCGACGAAAACGGCGCCTGGAAGCGCTCGCCGCCCATCACGCTGCAGGAATTTCTCGGTTCGGAAGCCTCGCGCCGCCGCTATTGGGCGCGCAGCCTGATTGGCTGGCCGACCGTGGGGCTCGCGCAGCCCAACGCCGCGCATCGTGCGCTCGCGCGGCTCGGCGCGGCGGGCTACGCGCGCACGCTGGTCACGCAGAATGTCGATGGCCTGCATCAGCGCGCGGGCAGCCGCGACGTGATCGAACTGCACGGCAGCATCTCGCACGTGCATTGCCTCGATTGCGGCGCGCAGTTTTCGCGCGAATCGATCCAGCCCGAACTCGTCGCGCGCAATCCGGCGCTCGCCGATGCCATCGCCGAACCGGCCGCCGACGGCGACGCGCATCTCGACTTCGACGGCGCCAACGCCTTTCACATTCCCGCGTGCGCGGCGTGCGGCGGCATGCTCAAGCCGTCGGTGGTGTTTTTCGGCGAAAACGTGCCGAAGGCGCGTGTCGAGGCTGCATCGAACGCGCTCGACGAGGCGGATGCCGTGCTCGTCGTCGGGTCGTCGCTGATGGTCTATTCGGGCTACCGCTTCTGCGCGTGGGCGCAGCAGCGCGGCAAACCCGTGGCCGCCATCAACATGGGCAAGACCCGCGCCGACCCCTTGCTCGCGCTCAAGGTCGAGGCGCCGTGCGCGACCGTCCTCGACGCGCTCGACGCAAGGCTCGCCGCCTGA
- a CDS encoding transporter substrate-binding domain-containing protein, producing the protein MRALVAAILSAGALACAHADELDSPTLRKIRDTGTIVIGVREAAVPFSYRADGEHATGYSYEIAQRIAATVRDALKLPALRVRELSVTAQNRITLVQNGTVDLECSTASHTRERENDVAFSDSIFEYGVRMLVRRGSPVKDFADLAGRTVVTTAGTSEERRLRRWNVERGMDMRILAARSHADSFEAVRADRAVAFVMDAPLLHAALATGYVAGDAPGQPVARSARAVSDAREFEIVGTPATYEVYGCMFRRGDAAFKRLADTTIANMQRSGEALALYHRWFESPIPPAGVNLDYPLSPQMKALFANPNDRPLD; encoded by the coding sequence GTGCGGGCGCTCGTCGCGGCGATTCTGTCGGCTGGCGCGCTCGCATGCGCGCATGCCGACGAACTCGACAGCCCTACGCTGCGCAAGATTCGCGACACGGGCACGATCGTGATCGGCGTGCGCGAGGCGGCGGTGCCGTTCTCGTATCGCGCGGACGGCGAGCACGCCACGGGCTATTCGTACGAGATTGCGCAACGCATCGCCGCCACCGTGCGCGACGCGCTCAAGCTGCCCGCCTTGCGCGTGCGCGAACTCAGCGTCACGGCGCAGAACCGCATCACGCTCGTGCAGAACGGCACGGTCGACCTCGAATGCAGCACGGCGAGCCACACGCGCGAGCGCGAGAACGACGTCGCGTTTTCGGACAGCATCTTCGAGTACGGTGTGCGCATGCTCGTGCGGCGCGGCTCGCCCGTGAAGGATTTCGCCGATCTGGCCGGGCGTACCGTGGTCACCACGGCGGGCACGTCGGAGGAGCGTCGATTACGCCGCTGGAACGTCGAGCGCGGCATGGACATGCGCATTCTCGCCGCGAGGTCGCACGCCGATTCGTTCGAAGCCGTGCGTGCGGACCGCGCCGTGGCCTTTGTGATGGACGCGCCGCTGCTGCACGCGGCGCTCGCCACCGGCTACGTGGCCGGCGACGCGCCGGGCCAGCCGGTCGCACGGAGTGCCCGCGCGGTGAGCGACGCGCGCGAGTTCGAGATCGTCGGCACGCCGGCCACGTACGAGGTCTACGGCTGCATGTTCCGGCGCGGCGACGCGGCGTTCAAGCGTCTCGCCGACACCACCATCGCGAACATGCAGCGCTCGGGCGAGGCGCTCGCGCTCTATCATCGCTGGTTCGAATCGCCGATTCCGCCCGCGGGCGTGAATCTCGACTACCCGCTTTCGCCGCAGATGAAAGCGCTGTTCGCGAACCCCAACGACCGGCCGCTCGACTGA